Part of the Cyprinus carpio isolate SPL01 chromosome A1, ASM1834038v1, whole genome shotgun sequence genome is shown below.
TCTCTCTCATAGGAAGACTAATGGAAAATGCCCTAAAACCAGCTGTTTGCACTCACTGAAACTCTCCGGTACTGCTGTTTTGGCAATTGACTCTGGCTGTGGTTGTGTTAATAGGTGCTGGAAGTActgaactgattttatttttcttcccatGAGAACAACCCTGTTTACTCAGTCTTTGTTTGTAAAAGAGGTCCACAGTCCTCAGTGGAGCTctcttaatttaagaaaaaatgaacacataaataaaatggcCACTAAGGGTTCTAGCCCAACTGTTGTCAATTCACTGAAGGTGGATTCTGGTTAGGATTTTGGcacatttatgaatgtttaataatgtttaaatataatgtttgatgtttaaaaataaattttaattattgttgttattaaaaaaaaaaagttttaccaaCATCAATTTGGAAATAtagttttagaattttaaatatctttagtttgattcaaaattttaataatcaagtatattcatattttaaatagccAAAGAAACTGGCAtgcttctttaaataaaaagcaatatacattttaaaatattgtttaaagcaAAGTCACTTATGATCTCAGAAATAGGATAACTACTAATTACTAGCcgcacaaaaataaaacaccaggggcctgttgcacaaaagtagaattaagaCATCCGGGATAAATGACTCAGCTGAGCTCAATAAAGCCAAAACATGTGCGTCCAGGCTTAATTGGTTGCACAAAGACCAAGCCAGGATGAGCAGACACGGATTCATTAAGCCAGGTGAAACCAATCCTGGATAGGTGCGCGCTCACGGCTCACTCAAATAGACCCCGCCACAGATCACAGATTAACTGATTTACCATGGCAACTAGAGCCGCGTACTTTTCCCCGTCGGAAACACAAATCCTCATGGAGGCATACGAGGAGGTAAAAGATATAATTAAGAAGAAAGGCAACACCGCCACAGTGATAAAGCAAAGAGAAAAAGCGTGGCAAAGTATTGCAGACCGCCTGAATGCGTAAGGTAGTGCACAATTACACACTCACCGCTCCGCTGAAACATCACaattacaaatcaaatatttaattcacatctccaaaaacgcagttgtactgtaattatgaaacggttaaatttttttattgaaatgcactGCATATATGAGTGAAATTGTGTAACGTAACTCCATCACACTGTATAAAgctatgatatattattattattaaagccttacattattattttacgtTACTACGCTCAGTACGGTTTAATCTTAGCCGTTGTACTCTGCTTATTATGCTGTCCAccggttttttttgtgtttccccTGCTTTTATTAATGTAAAGCAGCTTTGACAGAATGAAacaattgtgaaaagtgctatataaataaaattttcttgaatACATAGATGAGCTataataaaaatcactttaatttatatagcgcctttcaaAGGACCCAAGGTCGGTTACtcactgcactgcaaaaatgtctttcttacttagtatttttgtcttgttttcagtcaaaaaaaaaatatcaaaaaaaaaatcttaaatattttctagAGCAAAATAACCtaggaaaataagcaaaaaactcTGCCAGTGAAACAAGAGAACTTTTCTAAAAGTAAGTGTTTATGgaaaaagtaaacttatttcaagagaatttttcttattatattgacagatatttaaattttttgcttgttttaagcacacATTTACTTGAAGTTTATATTTTTGGTCTAAACCTATACTTATTTTGCTAGGTCATTTAGAAAATCAAGAAAATacatctttagtgtttttttttttttatatttttactgaaaacaatacaaaaataccaaGTCATTTTTGTCAGTGTGACTCCATTAAATGTTCTTGTgataaagaatgtgtgtgtgtgcgtgtgatgtaGATTAAACATGAACGGGCCAAAACGGACATGGCAGcaggtcaaaatcaaatacaAGAACATTCTGCAGAATGGTATGGTCCCTGactaatatttaacaaagcacaaGCATATATTGTACCCAGAAGGTGCCTGCTCACACATTGTCTGTACTGTTTTAGCAGTGAAAAAGAATACCCACAGACAAGGCACGGGTGGTGGGTCACCAAAGGCTGACCTTACCCCAGCAGAGGACATGGCCTTGGAGCTAAATAAAGGCAGGCCCGTCTTAGAGGGGATCCCTGGGGGGAAAGAGACGAGCATAGGTTCCTCCCAAGATGCCACCCGCTTCATTCAAGGTATGTCCTTCCATCTCTACATGGAATACAACCACATTCATATTGAATCAATTTGGACTGTCTGACTTTGGTTTACCTATTGCCTTGCAGTGTCTGGCAGCACTGTGTTCCTGTTAGAGCCACCAGCACAAGCACCAGACGATGCTGATCCAGTGAGTACTCCATCAAAGGCATACTGTAGGCCTGGCATGTCTTGTCTACTAGCTTCAATATGAATCCGATTAAATGTGATAGGGTGAAAGCCCCAGTGCAGCAGCAACAGCACATGATGGAGACGATGATGAGGAGGAGACCATCTCTGTGGATTCCAGAAGGCATGAGGTATCATGTTAAGACTGTGAAAGTACTATTTACTCTACAATGGTGAGGAGTcctcatcaaaatcaaaaaatctaatttcttttaCAGGACCCAGATGCTATACAGTGGGAAAACCAGCCTGGCAACATAGTGCGTATTAATAAAAGGACACCACATCCTGCCAAATTCGAGCTGCGCTAATTGTATCGTGTTCACAGAGCTCACAAGCTATCAGAAAGTTGTATGGCAACCACCTCCGGTGCCAAATAGAACTGGCAGACATAGACATTCAgtacaagaagaaaaagatagaaaATCTTGCACTGGAGTCCGAAATAAAAAAGAGGACAATTAGGAAACTGgaccttgaaataaaaaaaacttgagagGGAGGTGAGATATTCCTTCAATGTACACTGTATGCTAACTGTAACACAAatgtattaatcattatttttctttcctcccCCAGCTCCAAGAAGATGACacagctcaaaataaaaattaggtatATTCTCGTAAAGTCAAGTGAGCCATGACATATGAGCTCTTATTGTGAGCACACAGGACGGAGGCATCTTTctaaggtattttttattttcacagcaaTCAGTACAACCAAGTCATCGTTATAAGGCACCCGGCCTCTTTTTCCCAC
Proteins encoded:
- the LOC109072983 gene encoding uncharacterized protein LOC109072983; the protein is MATRAAYFSPSETQILMEAYEEVKDIIKKKGNTATVIKQREKAWQSIADRLNALNMNGPKRTWQQVKIKYKNILQNAVKKNTHRQGTGGGSPKADLTPAEDMALELNKGRPVLEGIPGGKETSIGSSQDATRFIQVSGSTVFLLEPPAQAPDDADPGESPSAAATAHDGDDDEEETISVDSRRHEDPDAIQWENQPGNISSQAIRKLYGNHLRCQIELADIDIQYKKKKIENLALESEIKKRTIRKLDLEIKKT